The following proteins are encoded in a genomic region of Channa argus isolate prfri chromosome 3, Channa argus male v1.0, whole genome shotgun sequence:
- the ndufs8a gene encoding NADH:ubiquinone oxidoreductase core subunit S8a — MAATLRLLYSVSRPGTFVANQNLVRSFSVSAQRGGYKYVNAQELPTDVKSITDRAAQTLLWTELFRGLAMTLSYLFREPATINYPFEKGPLSPRFRGEHALRRYPSGEERCIACKLCEAICPAQAITIEAETRADGSRRTTRYDIDMTKCIYCGFCQEACPVDAIVEGPNFEFSTETHEELLYNKEKLLNNGDKWEAEIAANIQADYLYR; from the exons ATGGCAGCAACGCTACGTTTACTATACTCTGTGTCAAGACCAG GCACTTTTGTGGCCAACCAGAATCTAGTGAGGTCCTTCAGTGTATCTGCACAAAGGGGAGGATACA AGTATGTGAACGCTCAGGAGCTCCCAACAGATGTCAAGTCCATCACAGACCGAGCTGCCCAGACGCTGCTGTGGACAGAGCTCTTCAGAG GTCTGGCCATGACATTGAGCTACCTGTTTCGAGAGCCTGCCACCATCAACTACCCATTTGAAAAGGGACCGCTGTCACCTCGCTTCAGAGGGGAGCATGCCCTGCGCAG GTATCCTTCAGGAGAGGAGCGCTGCATTGCTTGCAAGCTGTGTGAAGCCATCTGCCCTGCTCAG GCCATCACCATCGAAGCAGAGACTCGTGCTGATGGCAGCAGGAGGACAACTCGCTACGACATTGACATGACCAAATGCATCTACTGCGGTTTCTGTCAGGAGGCGTGTCCTGTGGACGCCATTGTAGAG GGCCCTAATTTTGAGTTTTCCACTGAAACCCATGAAGAGCTGCTCTACAACAAGGAGAAGCTGCTCAACAATGGAGACAAGTGGGAAGCAGAGATCGCTGCCAACATACAAGCTGATTACCTGTATCGATAG